The genomic segment CTACGAAGGGCCCAACTTTCTGGCGATTCACCCTGATGAATGTATCGACTGTAATGCCTGCGTGCCTACCTGTCCGGTTGAGGCCATCTATCCGGACGACGAGGTGCCAGAGGAGTGGCAACACTACATTGAATGGAATCGATACCTGGCCGTGCAGTGGCAGGCGCAGGGCTTCAACATCCTCCAGAAAAAAGAGCCACTGCCCGATGCTGAAAAATGGCGTAACCGGCCCAAGTCGGAAAAGGATCTTCTGACCTGGGACGTATCGGAGGTGTCGTAAGATGTCTGGCTGGTATCTGTTTTCCGTCTGGCTGCATATCCTGGCGGCCACGATCTGGATCGGTTCCATGATTTTTCTGGGAGTGGTTGTGGTGCCGTTGCTGCGTCGTCCGGAGTTTGGGTCGGTACGGACGGCCATGCTCTATCAACTTGGCCTGCGCTTTCGATGGATGGGCTGGGCAGTATTGCTCCTGCTGGTCGTAACGGGCATTGTCAACATCGGTTATCGGGGATATGATTGGGCCGACTTCTGGTCCGGAAGGCTCTGGCAGGGACCGTGGGGCCGCACGCTGGCCTGGAAACTGGTGCTGGTGCTGCTTGTGATGGGCATCAGCGCGGTCCACGACTTTTACCTGGGACCGCGTACCATGCAATTGCTGGAGCGCAGCGAGGCCTCGGCCGAGCACCTGCGGCGCATGGCCAGCTATCTGGGACGCCTGATGACGTTGCTATCGCTGGCCATCCTGGCGCTGGCCGTGTTGCTGGTGCGTGGTGGATAACGGGCAAACAAAACGGAAAGAAACAATGGAACCCTTCATTTTGAAAGCTACCGAATGGGTACAGTGCAACCGTCATCGGTTACGTCCGGTGTTGCTGACGCAGAATGAGCGTCTGAAGGTGCAGCTTGTGTGCTTTGAACCTGGACAGCAACTACCAGTGCATACGCCGGATGTGGATCTGGTGCTGACCGTGCTGGAAGGTCACGGGGTGGTCATTGCGGGAGAAAAAGAAGGGGTGGTTGGACCAGGATCGGTGGTTTTTGTCCCTGCCAATGTTGCCCGGAGTATCCGGGCCCATACGCGCCTGGTAGCGCTGGCAGTGGTTGCGCCACCCACGGTTGCCGACTCCGAGGAGATAGCAGCAGCGCTGGCTGGAGAATCGGACTAAATCGTTTATTGTAGAATTACGATGAAAGATTCGTCTCAAATAGATTGATGAACCGCTGACGGCGGGCAACGGCCTTCAGGGATCTGTGGACTGGCGCTGACCATGGAGTCGGCAGAAAGAAGCGCAGCGCTGAATCTGTGGTAACAAACTATGGCTTCAAGCAAGGCATTATGGTGCTGGTTTTCGGGCATAGTCTGGTTCGTTGTTACGGGGGGCCGTAAAGCCCCGTGAGTATCTGTTCCACTTGGTCGGGGAGGTCCGATGAAATGGCGCTTTCCACTGCTGGCGCTTGGTATGGTGGCACTGCTTGCGGGGCTGGCCGCCGGCCTGGAGCGGCTGGGGTGGCAGCTCGGCGTACGGGACACATGGGCGCTCCGACACGGGCCGCTTATGGTAGCTGGTTTCTTCGGGACGCTGATCAGCCTGGAGCGGGCGGTCGCGCTGGGGCGACGCAATGCCTGTGTGGTACCGGCATTTTTCGGTGGAGGCGCGTTGCTGACGTTGGTCGGCTGTCGGTTGGCCGGAATGGTTCTGATGACCCTGGGAAGCCTGGGACTGGTGGGTATCTTTGCCGTGGCGTTACGTCTGCAGTGGAGTTCATTCCTGCTGGTGATGGCGGCTGGAGCCGTAGCACTACTGATCGGAAGTGCGGTCTGGTTGTTTGGCCAGCCGGTACCTGTGGTGGTGCTCTGGTGGATGGCGTTTCTGGTGCTGACGATTGCCGGTGAGCGTTTTGAACTCAGCCGCATGCTGCTGCACGGGGCTCGGGTTGCGCGCCAGTTTCTGGGCATTGTCGGGTTGCTCGGGCTGGGGCTTCTGCTGACGTTCGTTCGGGCATCGTGGGCCTGGCACGTGACAGGGGGCGCACTGATTTTGCTGGCGTTCTGGCTGCTACGCTACGATGTCGCCCGACACACAGTGGGCCAAGCGGGCCTGACGCGTTTTATCGCCTGGTGTCTGCTGCTGGGATACGGCTGGCTGATGGTAGGGGGACTGGTGATGCTTGTTCAGGGCCGGCTGGTAGCCGGGCCGTGGTACGACGCCGCGCTGCACGCAGTGCTGGTGGGCTTTGTTTTCAGCATGGTTTTTGGGCATGCCCCCATCATTTTCCCTTCGGTGCTGGGCGTGCCGGTGGCCTATCGGCCATTCTTTTACGGACATCTGGCGTTGCTGCATGTGGCGCTGGCAGGGCGAATTGCCGGGGATGTAGTTGGGCTGGAGCCACTCCGCCGGTGGGGCGGCCTGCTCAATGCAGTTGCCATTCTCCTGTTTCTGGCTGTGACGGTGGTGACGACCCGGGTGGAGCAGCGACGCCTGCGTATGCAAACCTTTGAGGAAGCATAATGCCTGATCTGGCGCGGTGGTACATCAGGACGGCGTTGGTATATCTGGCGTTGGCCCTGCTGCTGGGGGTGGTGCTCGTATGGCCTGCTGAAGGTGGCGCACTATTCTGGCAGGGGTTGCTCTGGCCGGCATGGATGCATCTGCTGACGGTAGGCTGGCTGACGCAGCTCATTTTTGGGGTGGCCTTCTGGCTGTTTCCACGACATTCACGGACGCATCCCTACGGCAAGCAGGTCCTGGCCTATGT from the Rhodothermus sp. genome contains:
- a CDS encoding ferredoxin family protein, which encodes YEGPNFLAIHPDECIDCNACVPTCPVEAIYPDDEVPEEWQHYIEWNRYLAVQWQAQGFNILQKKEPLPDAEKWRNRPKSEKDLLTWDVSEVS
- a CDS encoding DUF4149 domain-containing protein; protein product: MSGWYLFSVWLHILAATIWIGSMIFLGVVVVPLLRRPEFGSVRTAMLYQLGLRFRWMGWAVLLLLVVTGIVNIGYRGYDWADFWSGRLWQGPWGRTLAWKLVLVLLVMGISAVHDFYLGPRTMQLLERSEASAEHLRRMASYLGRLMTLLSLAILALAVLLVRGG
- a CDS encoding cupin domain-containing protein; amino-acid sequence: MEPFILKATEWVQCNRHRLRPVLLTQNERLKVQLVCFEPGQQLPVHTPDVDLVLTVLEGHGVVIAGEKEGVVGPGSVVFVPANVARSIRAHTRLVALAVVAPPTVADSEEIAAALAGESD